The following are from one region of the Agelaius phoeniceus isolate bAgePho1 chromosome 20, bAgePho1.hap1, whole genome shotgun sequence genome:
- the TIMM22 gene encoding mitochondrial import inner membrane translocase subunit Tim22 isoform X1, protein MGIMAAPPPSAPGEPGPPPPPPLQYSLLLQHLVGDKRQPRVWDPAVLGGIPCPPKSEEQKMVERVMESCPFKAALACVGGFVLGGAFGIFTAGIDTNVGFDPKDPYRTPTAKEVLKDMGQRGISYAKNFAIVGAMFSCTECVVESYRGKSDWKNSVISGCITGGAIGFRGWWCLLGTVSVIRLDLVMQHTMFSVQHTQHKPLCMGMW, encoded by the exons ATGGGCATCatggcggccccgccgccctcaGCGCCGGGAgagccggggccgccgccgccgccgccgctgcagtacagcctcctgctgcagcacctcGTGGGCGACAAGCGGCAGCCCCGCGTCTGGGACCCCGCCGTCCTCGGTGGAATCCCCTGCCCGCCCAAGAGCGAGGAGCAGAAGATGGTGGAGCGGGTCATGGAGAGCTGCCCCTTCAAGGCGGCGCTGGCTTGTGTGGGAG GGTTTGTTCTGGGAGGTGCGTTCGGTATCTTCACAGCTGGCATCGACACCAACGTGGGGTTTGATCCCAAGGATCCCTACCGCACGCCCACGGCCAAAGAGGTGCTCAAGGACATGGGGCAGCGAGGCATCTCCTACGCCAAGAACTTCGCCATCGTGGGTGCCATGTTCTCCTGCACGGAATGCGTGGTGGAATCT TATCGTGGGAAGTCAGACTGGAAGAACAGCGTTATCAGCGGCTGCATCACGGGAGGAGCCATCGGCTTCAGAGGTTGGTGGTGCCTGCTGGGAACTGTTTCTGTGATAAGATTGGATTTGGTTATGCAGCACACGATGTTCTcagtgcagcacacacagcacaaacCTCTTTGCATGGGGATGTGGTGA